A window from Deltaproteobacteria bacterium encodes these proteins:
- a CDS encoding response regulator, with the protein MNKMILVVDDEKDIVELVAYNLNREGYQVARAYDGRQALQLIRENKPDLVILDLMLPGISGFEVCRLIRKKTETEGLPIIMLTAKSDSVDKIMGLEIGADDYLTKPFNVRELVARVRAVLRRWENRTEQEDTEKISVPGLEVDFRTYEVMVEGEKIALGPTELKLVRFLVTHPGRVYSRDRLLDNIWGNESFVEPRTVDVHISRLRAAIEKDKDDPRYILTVRGIGYKFAEFKAV; encoded by the coding sequence ATGAATAAGATGATCCTTGTCGTTGATGACGAAAAAGACATTGTAGAGTTGGTGGCTTATAACCTGAACCGCGAAGGTTATCAAGTTGCCAGGGCGTACGACGGGCGTCAGGCGTTGCAGCTCATCAGGGAAAATAAGCCTGATCTCGTCATTCTGGATTTGATGCTGCCCGGAATCAGCGGTTTTGAGGTATGTCGGCTTATCCGCAAGAAGACTGAGACGGAAGGTCTGCCGATTATTATGCTGACGGCCAAGTCGGACAGCGTTGACAAAATCATGGGACTGGAAATCGGCGCTGACGACTATCTTACCAAACCTTTCAATGTCCGGGAATTAGTTGCCCGAGTGAGGGCCGTGCTGCGACGTTGGGAAAATCGTACGGAGCAGGAAGATACCGAGAAGATTTCCGTGCCGGGGTTGGAAGTAGACTTTCGCACCTATGAAGTTATGGTAGAAGGAGAAAAAATTGCTCTTGGTCCGACTGAGCTTAAGTTAGTGCGGTTTCTTGTTACGCACCCCGGTCGGGTCTATTCACGCGACCGGTTGCTGGATAACATCTGGGGCAATGAAAGTTTCGTCGAGCCCCGAACCGTGGACGTGCACATCAGCCGTCTCCGGGCGGCGATCGAAAAAGACAAGGATGATCCCCGCTACATTTTAACCGTGCGCGGCATCGGCTACAAGTTTGCCGAGTTCAAGGCCGTTTAG
- a CDS encoding arsenate reductase ArsC, with amino-acid sequence MTNSKKIKVLFVCIHNSARSQMAEALLNHLAGDFFEAQSAGLEPGVLNPLAVAAMNEIGIDISTKRTKEVLDFYKSGAIFHYVITVCDAANAERCPIFPGVTKRLHWSFSDPAALPGNWEEKLEATRSIRDDIRKSVLTFINETAV; translated from the coding sequence ATGACAAACAGCAAGAAAATCAAGGTACTCTTTGTGTGCATACATAACAGTGCCCGTAGTCAAATGGCGGAAGCCCTTCTGAATCACTTGGCCGGAGACTTCTTTGAGGCCCAAAGTGCCGGTTTGGAGCCCGGAGTGCTGAACCCGCTGGCGGTGGCAGCTATGAACGAGATAGGCATTGATATCTCCACCAAACGGACGAAAGAGGTGCTTGATTTCTATAAGTCCGGGGCTATCTTCCACTACGTCATCACGGTTTGCGATGCGGCTAATGCCGAGCGCTGTCCAATTTTCCCCGGCGTCACGAAACGACTTCACTGGAGTTTTTCTGATCCGGCAGCGTTGCCGGGCAATTGGGAGGAAAAGCTTGAGGCGACCCGTAGCATCAGAGATGATATCCGGAAATCCGTATTGACATTTATAAACGAGACAGCGGTCTGA